The following proteins are co-located in the Labrys monachus genome:
- a CDS encoding alanine racemase, whose amino-acid sequence MTAPYSPPVITSELGRSGEASAARNSLSHGLRTTHTDRIEGVSVEGLVEKFGSPLFVFSERVLRDSARRARKAFESVYPNTVFAWSYKTNYLGAICNVLHEEGWIAEVVSDFEYQKARRAGIPGRSIIYNGPHKPRHSLERALSEGAVVQIDNWDELGLIEAIVAERAEPVNVGIRIWVDTGLAPVWSKFGFALGNGEARRAAQRIISNPRLKLHTLHSHIGTYILDPKAYAVTADRILALRDHIEAQTDHLVPCINLGGGFPSNSVLHGLPDYSVPSIEAYAAAIAGVLNKLPRARRPQLRLESGRHLVDEAGWLITSVVAVKGADRAGATDLSAVNAKASLVLGEHARGGYVVDAGINLLYTAAWYRIGVTPARASNLPPNAVRLYGCLCMNIDVIRESVDLPPLEVEDRLVLHPVGAYNVTQSMQFIAFRPAVVLIGVDGRAEVIRKREELVDVESCEMVPTRLVRRESSL is encoded by the coding sequence ATGACTGCCCCATACTCCCCGCCGGTGATCACCAGCGAACTCGGCCGCTCGGGAGAGGCATCTGCTGCCCGCAATTCGCTCTCGCACGGACTGCGGACGACACATACCGACCGCATCGAAGGCGTGAGCGTCGAAGGCCTCGTCGAAAAATTCGGATCGCCGCTCTTCGTTTTCTCCGAAAGGGTGTTGCGGGACTCCGCCCGCCGCGCGCGCAAGGCCTTTGAAAGCGTCTATCCCAACACGGTCTTTGCGTGGTCGTACAAGACCAATTATCTCGGCGCGATCTGCAACGTCCTGCATGAGGAGGGATGGATCGCCGAAGTCGTTTCGGATTTCGAGTACCAGAAAGCGCGCAGGGCCGGGATCCCCGGGCGCAGCATCATCTACAACGGTCCGCACAAGCCGCGCCACAGTCTGGAGCGCGCCTTGTCCGAAGGCGCCGTCGTTCAGATTGACAATTGGGATGAGCTGGGACTCATCGAAGCCATCGTCGCCGAGAGGGCCGAGCCCGTAAACGTCGGCATTCGCATCTGGGTCGATACGGGACTCGCTCCCGTGTGGTCGAAATTTGGCTTCGCGCTCGGCAATGGCGAAGCAAGGAGAGCGGCCCAGCGGATCATCTCCAATCCCCGCCTGAAGCTGCACACGCTTCATTCCCATATCGGCACCTACATTTTGGACCCGAAGGCATATGCGGTCACCGCAGACCGTATTCTGGCGTTGAGGGACCATATCGAGGCGCAGACCGATCACCTGGTGCCGTGCATCAATCTCGGCGGCGGATTTCCCTCCAACAGCGTTCTGCATGGCCTGCCCGACTATTCGGTGCCCTCGATCGAGGCCTACGCGGCAGCGATCGCCGGGGTGCTCAACAAGCTCCCGCGCGCGCGCCGGCCCCAGTTGCGCCTGGAAAGCGGGCGCCATCTGGTGGACGAAGCGGGCTGGCTGATTACGTCCGTCGTCGCGGTCAAGGGCGCGGACCGCGCCGGCGCTACGGATCTGTCGGCGGTCAATGCCAAAGCGAGCCTCGTGCTCGGGGAACATGCCCGCGGGGGCTACGTCGTCGATGCCGGCATCAACCTGCTCTATACCGCCGCCTGGTATCGCATCGGCGTCACGCCGGCCCGTGCGAGCAATCTGCCGCCCAACGCGGTCAGATTATATGGCTGCCTGTGCATGAACATCGATGTGATCCGTGAGTCGGTGGATCTGCCTCCTCTCGAGGTTGAAGATCGGCTCGTCCTGCATCCGGTGGGTGCCTACAACGTCACCCAGTCGATGCAGTTCATCGCTTTCCGGCCCGCCGTCGTGCTGATCGGCGTCGATGGCCGCGCCGAGGTGATCCGCAAACGTGAAGAATTGGTGGATGTCGAAAGTTGCGAGATGGTTCCGACACGGCTGGTTCGACGCGAATCGTCTCTGTAA
- a CDS encoding PqqD family protein yields MMREKETRRRSGARERQGEKVVFDIPPSPDFSHVLIIKNRFIFDTITGKFHRASETASFILSQLKVNAPINEIVVRYTERYGVGRAIAERDVELFLNDMSMVGLPAREASGSLKRSGAARRGSAANGSPQRAVPRAEAPAGARHGRNSTVSAVN; encoded by the coding sequence ATGATGCGGGAAAAAGAGACAAGACGTCGCTCGGGGGCGAGAGAAAGACAGGGGGAAAAGGTCGTCTTTGATATTCCCCCCAGCCCGGATTTTTCACATGTTCTTATAATCAAGAACAGATTTATATTTGATACTATAACCGGGAAGTTTCATCGTGCCAGCGAGACGGCGTCCTTCATACTCAGTCAACTGAAGGTAAACGCCCCAATAAACGAGATCGTGGTGCGTTATACTGAGCGGTATGGTGTCGGACGCGCCATTGCAGAGCGCGACGTCGAGCTTTTCTTGAACGACATGTCGATGGTTGGGCTGCCCGCTCGGGAAGCAAGTGGCTCCCTCAAGAGATCTGGCGCCGCACGACGCGGGAGTGCGGCGAACGGTTCGCCGCAGCGCGCCGTGCCCCGGGCGGAGGCGCCGGCTGGGGCCCGGCATGGACGAAACTCAACCGTATCGGCTGTGAATTAA
- a CDS encoding DUF995 domain-containing protein, which yields MIGMKAIFMRVLNSAAVLILALVLPGNARAGTDSSFSSDIPELTREEVFDNVRALTQEETFDIYAGNTISYPNAVLYFKSNGDVLGYSKDGRGYAFGTWKVKDYKFCMKNIWHYSGALKTEAHWTCNEWYSDGAAYWTKVTKSTVDGFVDQVIKGDVNLVSLGDHASPVVNKMAIEARGLAQ from the coding sequence ATGATAGGAATGAAGGCGATATTCATGAGGGTGCTAAACTCTGCGGCTGTCCTAATTTTGGCTCTAGTGTTGCCGGGTAATGCCAGAGCTGGAACTGACTCTTCTTTTTCATCCGATATCCCCGAACTTACGAGAGAGGAGGTATTCGACAATGTTCGGGCTCTTACGCAAGAGGAAACCTTCGACATATACGCCGGAAATACGATATCCTATCCAAATGCCGTTCTCTATTTCAAATCAAACGGCGACGTCCTGGGGTATAGCAAGGACGGAAGGGGGTATGCCTTTGGGACCTGGAAGGTAAAAGACTATAAATTCTGTATGAAGAATATATGGCATTACTCCGGGGCCCTCAAGACCGAAGCCCACTGGACATGCAACGAGTGGTATTCTGACGGAGCCGCTTATTGGACCAAGGTCACGAAGAGTACGGTCGATGGATTCGTCGATCAGGTGATCAAGGGGGACGTTAATTTGGTAAGTCTGGGAGATCATGCCTCTCCTGTCGTGAATAAAATGGCGATAGAAGCGCGTGGACTGGCTCAATAG
- a CDS encoding DUF1491 family protein, producing the protein MSARLKSSIFVAAYLRRAMVEGAYAVLRHRGAEDAGTVFIKVDHLDGTAALYGPAPQSLIGAGDDERRFIRLTPPGATPLDAETRLQREFRFDPDLWVIEAEDKRGRHFLDLAEG; encoded by the coding sequence ATGAGCGCCCGGCTGAAATCGAGCATCTTCGTCGCCGCCTATCTGCGGCGCGCCATGGTCGAGGGCGCCTATGCGGTCCTGCGCCATCGCGGCGCGGAGGACGCCGGAACGGTGTTCATCAAGGTCGACCATCTCGACGGCACCGCGGCGCTCTACGGCCCGGCACCGCAATCCCTCATCGGGGCGGGCGACGACGAGCGGCGCTTCATCCGCCTGACACCACCGGGCGCGACGCCGCTTGACGCGGAGACGCGGCTGCAGCGCGAGTTCCGCTTCGATCCCGACCTGTGGGTGATCGAGGCGGAGGACAAGCGGGGGCGCCATTTCCTGGACCTCGCCGAGGGCTGA
- a CDS encoding peptidoglycan-binding domain-containing protein, with translation MREALARSDRDFLLSDTMEEVPSRLVGTLRFVLQRPAEVVGLVAMVGFGTAILVNALALQTVNHASAPFLAEQRAQQQGGAAPSSPARADSAAAADQGQAAALADQQAADGASVLRSIQAALAERGLYDGQADGMLGPKTNAAIRSFQQHNGLAVDGQPSADLLARILARSVPIVPPQGALPAARPEPADPIAALIKGNAAGAAATSSDKRILAVEKALAKQGYGPLKLDGILGGDTRNAIGRFEKDRGLPVTGQISPRLLRELALVTGSRIE, from the coding sequence GTGCGTGAAGCGTTGGCCCGCTCCGATCGCGATTTTCTGCTGTCGGATACCATGGAGGAGGTGCCCTCGCGCCTCGTCGGCACCTTGCGATTCGTCCTGCAGCGTCCGGCCGAGGTCGTCGGCCTCGTCGCCATGGTGGGTTTCGGCACGGCCATTCTGGTGAACGCTCTCGCCCTGCAGACGGTCAACCATGCCTCGGCGCCGTTCCTCGCCGAGCAGCGGGCGCAGCAGCAGGGGGGCGCGGCGCCGTCCTCGCCGGCTCGCGCCGACAGCGCCGCGGCGGCCGATCAGGGGCAGGCCGCTGCGCTCGCCGATCAGCAGGCGGCGGACGGGGCATCGGTCCTGCGGAGCATCCAGGCCGCCCTGGCCGAGCGCGGACTCTATGACGGCCAGGCCGACGGCATGCTCGGGCCGAAGACCAATGCCGCCATCCGCTCCTTCCAGCAGCACAACGGCCTCGCCGTCGACGGGCAGCCGAGCGCGGATCTGCTCGCACGGATCCTCGCGCGATCCGTGCCGATCGTGCCGCCGCAGGGCGCGCTCCCCGCCGCCCGGCCCGAGCCGGCCGATCCCATCGCCGCCCTGATCAAGGGGAATGCCGCCGGAGCGGCGGCGACGTCGTCGGACAAACGCATCCTCGCTGTCGAGAAGGCGCTGGCCAAGCAGGGCTACGGCCCGCTCAAGCTGGACGGCATCCTCGGCGGCGACACCCGCAACGCCATCGGCCGCTTCGAGAAGGACCGCGGCCTGCCCGTCACCGGGCAGATCTCGCCGCGCCTGCTGCGGGAGCTCGCCCTGGTCACCGGCTCGCGGATCGAATGA
- a CDS encoding sensor histidine kinase: MERLVHGSAKADPSTGARHGAFIAMLLATALSGLLLVPPFLAIYGGPNMAAGTLMMLSASLLGIVWRLSTTGRLDVAALLAALALCGFSILTGWQEGGHAGLALVTLMTVPLVAMLTGARNIVVRAAMLASAAAIAILLSGHPIQPPASAAGRLLDGLGALLAINAAGAIVLVELRLRRYDRQLVKSGEARYTLLAENISDLVTRHGKRGQVVYASPASQALLGVEPADLLGQGLFDHVHIADRPAYLSALSSAEMDGLGSVVEFRLRRKGEGAPTFLWVEMRCRPLGEDDERQTVAVMQDITDRKAYEHQLIDAKIEAEKANAAKSRFLATMSHELRTPLNAIIGFSELMLNEEMMRLSAERRHEYAGLIHDSGHHLLSMVNGILDMSKIESGSFELVAESFSLRDLVENCRNILLLKAQELGISLEMAMNPDMPPIIADKRACRQIYLNLMSNALKFTKRGGHVTIGARQEKHGVALFVADDGVGVAREDVPRLGEAFFQSTAGKPSKDYERTYEGTGLGLSVVKGLAQLHGGRMEVESLVGQGTTVTVLLPMDCENEASRRAFAGGAIIETLPLRPVAQDHFVTVEELGKKRA; this comes from the coding sequence GTGGAACGGTTGGTCCACGGCTCGGCCAAGGCTGACCCCTCGACGGGGGCGCGGCACGGCGCCTTCATCGCCATGCTCCTGGCCACGGCCTTGTCCGGACTGCTCCTCGTACCGCCCTTCCTGGCGATCTATGGCGGCCCGAACATGGCGGCCGGCACGCTGATGATGCTGTCCGCGTCGCTGCTCGGCATCGTGTGGCGGCTGTCGACGACGGGGCGCCTCGACGTCGCGGCCCTGCTCGCCGCTCTCGCGCTGTGCGGCTTCTCGATCCTGACGGGATGGCAGGAGGGAGGGCATGCCGGCCTGGCGCTGGTCACGCTGATGACGGTGCCCCTCGTCGCCATGCTCACGGGAGCCCGCAACATCGTGGTGCGCGCCGCGATGCTGGCGAGCGCGGCCGCCATCGCCATCCTGCTGTCCGGCCATCCGATCCAGCCTCCCGCCTCCGCCGCCGGGCGCCTGCTCGACGGCCTCGGCGCGCTGCTGGCGATCAACGCCGCCGGCGCCATCGTGCTCGTCGAGTTGCGCCTTCGCCGCTACGACCGCCAACTCGTCAAGTCGGGCGAGGCGCGCTACACCCTGCTGGCGGAGAACATCAGCGACCTCGTGACCCGCCACGGCAAGCGCGGGCAGGTGGTCTACGCCTCGCCGGCTTCCCAGGCCCTGCTCGGCGTCGAGCCGGCCGACCTCCTCGGCCAGGGACTGTTCGACCATGTCCACATCGCCGACCGCCCGGCCTATCTCTCGGCCCTCTCCAGCGCGGAAATGGACGGGCTGGGCTCCGTCGTCGAGTTCCGGCTGCGCCGCAAGGGCGAGGGCGCGCCGACCTTCCTGTGGGTCGAGATGCGCTGCCGCCCGCTCGGCGAGGACGACGAGCGCCAGACGGTGGCGGTGATGCAGGACATCACCGACCGCAAGGCCTATGAGCACCAGCTCATCGACGCCAAGATCGAGGCGGAGAAGGCCAATGCAGCCAAGAGCCGCTTCCTGGCGACGATGAGCCATGAATTGCGCACGCCGCTGAACGCCATCATCGGCTTTTCGGAACTGATGCTCAACGAGGAGATGATGCGGCTGTCGGCCGAGCGGCGGCACGAATATGCCGGCCTGATCCACGACAGCGGCCACCATCTCCTGTCCATGGTCAACGGCATCCTCGACATGTCGAAGATCGAGAGCGGCAGTTTCGAACTGGTGGCCGAATCCTTCTCGCTGCGCGATCTCGTCGAGAACTGCCGCAACATCCTGCTGCTCAAGGCGCAGGAACTGGGCATCTCCCTCGAAATGGCCATGAACCCTGACATGCCGCCGATCATCGCCGACAAGCGGGCCTGCCGGCAGATCTACCTCAACCTGATGTCGAACGCGCTCAAATTCACCAAGCGGGGCGGGCACGTCACCATCGGCGCCCGGCAGGAAAAGCACGGTGTCGCCCTCTTCGTGGCCGATGACGGCGTCGGCGTCGCCCGGGAGGATGTTCCGCGCCTCGGCGAAGCCTTCTTCCAGTCGACCGCCGGCAAGCCGTCCAAGGATTACGAGCGCACCTATGAGGGCACGGGGCTCGGCCTCTCCGTCGTCAAGGGGTTGGCCCAGCTCCATGGCGGGCGCATGGAGGTCGAAAGCCTCGTCGGGCAGGGCACCACGGTCACCGTGCTCCTGCCGATGGATTGCGAGAACGAAGCCTCGCGCCGCGCCTTCGCGGGCGGCGCAATCATCGAGACGCTGCCGCTTCGCCCGGTGGCGCAGGATCATTTTGTTACCGTCGAAGAATTGGGGAAGAAACGTGCGTGA
- a CDS encoding SufE family protein encodes MSTTDISDIIENFDVLDDWEDRYRYLIELGRTLEPLPEEARIPANKVQGCVSQVWLVTRWQDRRASFVCDSDAHIVRGLLAILVSVYAGHTASEILDIDALAVFRQLQLQEHLTPQRSNGLRSFVDRIRSDARQMLARGEAQGA; translated from the coding sequence ATGAGCACGACCGACATTAGCGACATCATCGAAAACTTCGACGTCCTCGACGATTGGGAAGACCGCTACCGCTACCTGATCGAACTCGGCCGCACGCTGGAGCCGCTGCCCGAGGAGGCTCGCATTCCTGCCAACAAGGTGCAGGGCTGCGTCAGCCAGGTCTGGCTGGTGACACGCTGGCAGGACCGCCGCGCCTCCTTCGTCTGCGACAGCGACGCCCATATCGTGCGGGGCCTGCTCGCCATCCTCGTGTCGGTCTATGCCGGGCACACCGCTTCCGAAATCCTGGACATCGACGCCCTCGCGGTGTTCCGGCAATTGCAGCTCCAGGAGCATCTGACGCCGCAACGCTCCAACGGGCTCAGATCCTTCGTCGACCGCATCCGCAGCGACGCCCGCCAGATGCTGGCGCGAGGCGAAGCCCAGGGCGCCTAG
- a CDS encoding MucR family transcriptional regulator, with translation MSDGSLNANFIELAADIVSAYVSNNSVAASDLPGLINEVHGALQRITSGVQEMPAEAPKPAVPVKKSVTPDYIICLEDGKKFKSLKRHLRTQYNISPEEYREKWGLPADYPMVAPNYAQARSNLAKQMGLGQQRRRKGR, from the coding sequence ATGAGCGATGGATCACTCAACGCCAACTTTATCGAGCTAGCGGCAGATATCGTGTCGGCCTATGTCAGCAACAATTCAGTTGCGGCGTCGGATTTGCCCGGCTTGATCAACGAGGTGCATGGCGCTCTGCAACGTATTACCAGCGGTGTCCAGGAAATGCCGGCCGAGGCGCCGAAGCCTGCGGTTCCCGTCAAGAAGTCGGTCACGCCGGACTACATCATCTGCCTCGAGGATGGCAAGAAGTTCAAGTCGTTGAAGCGTCACCTGCGGACCCAGTATAATATCTCGCCGGAGGAATACCGGGAGAAATGGGGTCTTCCTGCAGATTATCCCATGGTCGCCCCGAATTATGCACAGGCTCGCTCGAACCTCGCCAAGCAGATGGGGCTCGGCCAGCAGCGTCGTCGGAAAGGGCGGTGA